The proteins below are encoded in one region of Vicinamibacterales bacterium:
- a CDS encoding L-ribulose-5-phosphate 4-epimerase, producing MSTIGLLRGEVHDANLELVRRGLVVQAFGNASAIDRDTGLVVIKPSGVPYGDLSPDHLVVTDLDGKIVEGPFRPSSDLPTHLALYRAFPDIGGVVHTHSRFATVWAQAGREIPCLGTTHADYFRGAVPITDPMTPDEIGSEYEWNTGQAIVRRFAPLDPAEIPAVLVSGHGPFCWGTSAGSAVDIAVVLEEVACIAWHTMAIRPDAEPLPTPLRDKHFLRKHGPKAYYGQG from the coding sequence ATGAGTACGATCGGACTGTTGCGCGGCGAAGTCCACGATGCCAACCTGGAGCTCGTCAGACGCGGCCTCGTCGTGCAGGCGTTCGGCAACGCCAGCGCGATCGACCGCGACACCGGTCTGGTCGTCATCAAGCCGAGCGGTGTGCCGTACGGGGATCTGTCGCCGGACCACCTCGTGGTCACGGACCTCGACGGGAAGATTGTCGAGGGGCCGTTCCGTCCATCGTCCGATCTGCCCACGCATCTGGCGCTCTATCGTGCATTCCCGGACATTGGCGGTGTCGTTCACACGCACTCCCGGTTCGCCACCGTGTGGGCGCAGGCCGGTCGCGAGATTCCCTGCCTGGGCACGACGCACGCCGACTACTTCCGGGGCGCCGTGCCGATCACCGATCCGATGACGCCCGACGAGATCGGGTCCGAGTACGAGTGGAACACCGGCCAGGCCATCGTTCGACGGTTTGCCCCACTCGACCCGGCAGAGATCCCGGCCGTCCTCGTGTCGGGCCACGGACCGTTCTGCTGGGGAACCTCCGCGGGATCGGCGGTGGACATCGCCGTCGTCCTCGAGGAGGTTGCGTGCATCGCCTGGCACACGATGGCGATTCGCCCCGACGCCGAGCCGCTTCCGACGCCGCTCCGCGACAAACACTTCCTGCGGAAGCACGGCCCCAAGGCATATTATGGGCAAGGTTGA
- a CDS encoding Xaa-Pro aminopeptidase, translating to MFDREIYTARRAALQKQFRNGLLLFMGNNDSPMNYTDNTYHFRQDSSFLYYWGVDDPELAAVIDVDAGRHTIYGHDFTIDDIVWRGPQPTIAERAARAGVTGTGSRDELAKALNEAVRQGRRIHYLPQYRADNVQWLTHLIGIRAEAINQHASVSLIKAVVAQRAYKGAEEIQEIETALEVSHDMHVLAMRIARPGMYEREVAGAMTGLVESRGVQLAFPIIFSVHGETLHNHYHGNRMEAGQMAVNDCGADSPLHYASDITRTVPIGGKFVGRQRDLYQAVLRAHKKALAAAKPGVKWMDVHLLACRSLAEDLKTIGCMKGDLDAAVQAGAHAMFFQCGLGHMMGYDVHDMEGLGEQYVGYDSTVTRSTQFGLKSLRMGRALEPGMVMTVEPGIYMIPTLMDKWRAEGKFTDSLNYDAIDQFRTFGGIRVEDDVVITETGCRVLGKPIPIEMEDVEALAG from the coding sequence ATGTTCGACCGTGAGATCTACACAGCGAGACGGGCGGCTCTTCAGAAGCAGTTCAGGAATGGTCTGCTGTTGTTCATGGGCAACAACGATTCGCCGATGAACTACACGGACAACACGTATCACTTCCGCCAGGATTCGTCGTTCCTCTACTACTGGGGCGTCGACGATCCCGAACTGGCGGCGGTGATCGATGTGGACGCCGGCCGGCACACGATCTACGGCCACGACTTCACCATCGACGACATCGTCTGGCGGGGACCGCAGCCGACCATCGCCGAACGCGCGGCCAGGGCCGGGGTGACGGGCACCGGCTCACGTGACGAACTGGCGAAGGCGCTGAACGAGGCGGTCCGTCAGGGACGCCGAATTCACTACCTGCCGCAGTACCGCGCCGACAACGTGCAGTGGCTGACGCACCTGATTGGGATCAGGGCGGAGGCCATCAATCAGCACGCGTCGGTGTCGCTCATCAAGGCCGTCGTGGCACAGCGGGCGTACAAGGGCGCCGAGGAAATCCAGGAAATCGAGACCGCCCTCGAAGTGTCCCACGACATGCACGTCCTGGCGATGAGGATCGCCCGGCCGGGCATGTACGAGCGCGAGGTTGCCGGCGCGATGACCGGGTTGGTGGAGTCGCGCGGCGTGCAGCTCGCGTTCCCGATCATCTTCTCGGTGCACGGGGAGACGCTGCACAACCACTACCACGGCAACCGGATGGAAGCCGGGCAGATGGCGGTGAACGACTGCGGCGCCGATTCTCCGCTGCACTACGCCAGCGACATCACGCGCACGGTCCCGATCGGCGGGAAGTTCGTCGGCCGGCAGCGCGACCTGTACCAGGCCGTGCTGCGCGCGCACAAGAAGGCGCTGGCCGCCGCGAAGCCGGGCGTGAAGTGGATGGACGTCCACCTGCTCGCGTGCCGCAGCCTGGCCGAGGACCTCAAGACGATCGGCTGCATGAAGGGCGATCTCGACGCGGCGGTGCAGGCCGGTGCGCACGCGATGTTCTTCCAGTGCGGCCTCGGCCACATGATGGGCTATGACGTGCACGACATGGAGGGGCTCGGCGAGCAGTACGTCGGCTACGACTCCACCGTCACGCGGAGCACGCAGTTCGGCCTCAAGTCCCTCCGCATGGGGCGCGCACTCGAGCCGGGCATGGTGATGACGGTCGAGCCGGGCATCTACATGATCCCGACGCTGATGGACAAGTGGCGGGCCGAAGGGAAGTTCACCGATTCTCTGAACTACGACGCGATCGACCAGTTCCGCACGTTCGGCGGGATCCGTGTGGAAGACGATGTCGTCATCACCGAGACTGGTTGCCGCGTCCTCGGCAAACCGATCCCGATCGAGATGGAGGACGTCGAGGCGCTGGCGGGGTAG
- the nadB gene encoding L-aspartate oxidase produces MANNDQIDVLVLGSGLAGCAAALAAARTGAQVLMLTKAERPEQCNTWDAQGGIIYRGANDSPDRLAADIITAGAGLCDPAAVALLAEEGPTLVREVLLEDAGVPFDRTPNGDLDLTAEAAHSVPRIIHRADGTGRSIEESMLAAVRREPNVTILTRHSAIDLLSLSHHSRNPLDVYREPTCVGAYVFDHESRRVRSLMAKETILATGGLGRIFLHTTNPPGACGDGVAMAYRAGAHCLNMQFVQFHPTTLFHSDERFLISESLRGEGARLVDDTGREFMSAYHPDGSLAPRDIVARGIHQMMHETGLPCAYLDISHKPADWIRHRFPLIYGKCREVGIDITSQPIPVVPAAHYSCGGITVDGWGRSSMHRLRAVGEVSCTGLHGANRLASTSLLECLVWGTRAGRDAAQNVTSKAGYYMPEIAPWQNENEPVDPALVAQDWLTIRQTMWNYVGLVRSRRRLDRAHQILRELQLEIGRFYARSELSDPLISLRNGVQTALAVLLAAIESRESRGCHYRID; encoded by the coding sequence ATGGCCAACAACGACCAGATCGACGTGCTCGTGCTCGGAAGCGGACTGGCCGGATGCGCCGCGGCGCTGGCTGCAGCGCGGACCGGGGCACAGGTGCTGATGCTCACCAAGGCGGAGCGCCCCGAGCAGTGCAACACCTGGGACGCGCAAGGCGGCATCATCTACCGCGGCGCGAACGACTCGCCCGATCGTCTCGCCGCCGACATCATCACGGCTGGTGCAGGGCTGTGCGATCCCGCCGCGGTGGCCCTGCTCGCGGAAGAGGGCCCGACGCTCGTTCGCGAGGTTCTGCTGGAGGACGCCGGCGTCCCCTTCGACCGCACGCCGAACGGCGATCTGGATCTGACCGCCGAAGCCGCGCACTCCGTCCCGCGAATCATCCACCGCGCGGACGGGACGGGCCGATCGATCGAGGAATCGATGCTCGCGGCGGTCCGTCGCGAGCCGAACGTGACGATCCTCACCAGGCACTCGGCGATCGACCTGCTGTCCCTCTCGCACCACTCGCGCAACCCGCTCGACGTGTACCGGGAGCCAACGTGTGTCGGCGCGTACGTCTTCGACCACGAGAGCCGCCGCGTCCGCTCGCTCATGGCGAAAGAGACGATCCTCGCCACCGGCGGCCTCGGCCGGATCTTCCTGCACACGACGAATCCGCCGGGGGCGTGCGGTGACGGCGTCGCGATGGCCTATCGTGCGGGCGCACACTGCCTCAACATGCAGTTCGTGCAGTTCCACCCGACAACGCTCTTCCACAGCGACGAACGGTTCCTGATCTCGGAATCGCTGCGGGGAGAAGGCGCGCGTCTGGTCGATGACACGGGGCGCGAGTTCATGTCGGCGTACCACCCGGACGGCTCGCTCGCCCCCCGCGACATCGTCGCGCGCGGCATCCATCAGATGATGCACGAGACCGGCCTGCCGTGCGCCTATCTCGACATCAGCCACAAGCCCGCCGATTGGATCCGCCACCGCTTTCCGCTCATCTACGGCAAGTGCCGCGAGGTGGGGATCGACATCACGAGCCAGCCAATTCCGGTCGTGCCCGCCGCGCACTACAGCTGCGGGGGTATCACCGTGGACGGCTGGGGTCGATCGAGCATGCACCGCCTCCGCGCGGTCGGCGAAGTGTCGTGCACGGGCCTGCACGGAGCCAACCGGCTGGCCAGCACCTCGCTCCTCGAGTGTCTCGTCTGGGGGACACGGGCCGGGCGGGATGCGGCGCAGAACGTCACGTCGAAGGCCGGCTATTACATGCCGGAGATCGCGCCCTGGCAGAACGAGAACGAGCCGGTCGATCCGGCGCTCGTCGCACAGGATTGGCTGACGATTCGCCAGACCATGTGGAACTACGTCGGCCTGGTGCGAAGCCGGCGGCGCCTCGACCGCGCGCATCAGATCCTGAGGGAGTTGCAGCTCGAGATCGGCCGGTTCTACGCGCGGTCCGAGCTGAGCGACCCGCTGATCAGCCTGCGCAACGGAGTCCAGACGGCCTTGGCGGTGCTCCTCGCCGCGATCGAGTCGCGTGAAAGCCGGGGGTGCCACTACCGCATCGACTGA
- a CDS encoding Xaa-Pro peptidase family protein — translation MTIDRRRFLQTSAVAAGVGLTGDAFATAQASSGQASSASPFGHLKPMIDGISRITTDDRKARVEQARRLMGENKIDAIILDSGTSLGYFTGVRWWASERTFVAILPAKGEVAYVCPKFEEGRARELIAIGSDVRTWEEHESPFERIAQVLRDRGASTIGFEEYARFFVFDGLRQAAPTLRYVSATPITAGCRVIKSPKEIALMQRATDITIEAYRALIPLLRAGMAEDEVSALATAAHRALGADGGIGASFGEMTSSPHGSIKRRPLREGDVVLMDGGCKVDGYSSDISRTVVLGKPTKRQMEIWDLAKRSQAAAFAAAKLGATCEDVDAAARKVQADFGFGPDYKLPGLPHRTGHGIGLDGHEWTNLVRGNTTKLAPGMCFSNEPMVVVPGEFGVRIEDCFHMTEQGPKFFSTPSPAIDKAVA, via the coding sequence ATGACCATTGACAGGCGGAGGTTTCTTCAGACGTCGGCGGTGGCAGCAGGCGTTGGGCTGACAGGCGACGCGTTCGCCACCGCGCAGGCGTCCTCCGGACAGGCGTCGTCCGCAAGTCCCTTCGGGCACCTGAAGCCGATGATCGACGGCATTTCCAGAATCACCACGGATGACCGCAAGGCGCGTGTCGAGCAGGCGCGGCGGCTGATGGGCGAGAACAAGATCGACGCGATCATTCTCGACTCCGGGACGAGTCTCGGCTATTTCACGGGCGTCAGGTGGTGGGCGAGCGAACGGACGTTCGTCGCGATTCTCCCGGCCAAGGGCGAGGTGGCCTATGTCTGCCCGAAATTCGAGGAAGGCCGCGCGCGCGAGCTGATCGCGATCGGCAGCGATGTGCGCACGTGGGAAGAGCACGAGAGCCCGTTCGAGCGGATCGCGCAGGTGTTGCGCGATCGCGGCGCGTCGACGATTGGCTTCGAGGAGTACGCGCGCTTCTTCGTCTTCGACGGTCTCCGCCAGGCCGCACCGACCCTTCGGTACGTGAGCGCCACGCCGATCACCGCGGGATGCCGCGTGATCAAGTCGCCCAAGGAAATCGCGCTCATGCAACGGGCGACGGACATCACCATCGAGGCCTACCGGGCGCTCATTCCGCTGTTGCGGGCCGGGATGGCCGAGGACGAGGTCAGCGCGCTGGCGACCGCCGCTCATCGGGCGCTCGGCGCCGACGGCGGCATCGGCGCGAGTTTCGGCGAGATGACGTCTTCGCCGCACGGCAGCATCAAGCGGCGGCCGCTGAGGGAGGGCGACGTCGTGCTCATGGACGGCGGCTGCAAGGTGGATGGCTACAGCTCCGACATCAGCCGGACGGTGGTGCTCGGCAAGCCGACCAAGCGGCAGATGGAGATCTGGGATCTGGCCAAGCGATCGCAGGCGGCGGCCTTTGCCGCAGCAAAGCTCGGCGCGACGTGCGAGGACGTCGATGCCGCGGCGCGGAAGGTGCAGGCCGATTTCGGCTTCGGACCGGACTACAAGCTGCCCGGTCTGCCGCACCGCACCGGGCACGGAATCGGCCTCGACGGTCACGAGTGGACGAATCTCGTGCGCGGCAACACGACGAAGCTCGCGCCCGGCATGTGCTTCTCCAACGAACCAATGGTCGTCGTTCCCGGCGAGTTCGGCGTCCGAATCGAAGACTGCTTCCACATGACCGAGCAGGGACCGAAGTTCTTCAGCACGCCCAGCCCGGCCATCGACAAGGCGGTGGCGTGA
- a CDS encoding FlgD immunoglobulin-like domain containing protein → MKNRLILSIILVGLAAAAVGLLAQTPAPAVSESSLAGFTYRNLGPFRAGSWIADIAVPDTPLKSHLYTFYVGVRYGGIWKTTNNGTTFQPVFDGQDVTGIGCLTIAPSNENIVWVGTGDAASVRVAYPGDGVYKSVDAGKSWQKMGLGDTQHIGRIVVHPTKPEIVYVAAMGRLWSPNEERGVYKTTDGGKTWKKVLYISDTTGAIDIVINRRDPNTLYAATYDVQRRPWKLIEGGAGSGIHKTTDGGKTWTKLAGGFPSTPQGRIGLDIYQKNPNVLYAVTENFGKRPPTEEEAKRDRARKIEPQERNIGGEVYRTDDGGRAWRKVNAAKDDVSSKAGYSFNQLRVDQNNDKRLIINCDSLLSSDDGGKTWAGLTWNSRSLFGKGFGDFRTMWIDPQNSDRWILGSDGGVHISYDAGKTCDHYANIPGGEIYSIDVDMDNPYHIYAGLQDHDSWRGPINGPAGRVGPEDWVTVGDNDGMYNRVDPTDSRWVYNTFQWGGHYRADQRTHTRKSIAPTRPAGQPPLRYNWTPPLALSPFNSHILYTGAQVLFRSLDQGDHWEEISPDLTTNDASKISPPGSTVQYCTITTISESPMTAGVIWVGADDGKVQVTKNHGATWTDVTPKIAAAGGPENYWVTRVVASRHAPGAAYVTKSGRRFDEFRPVVMKTTDYGATWTSIAANLQQRAVDVIVEDVKDPEILYLGTNRGVYVSLDTGRSWTALKGNMPTVPVTDMLIHPRERDLVVASYGRGLWVANTSWLAEVKQGALSGDSHFFAVIPRPLPGDGAWGNYELYGDRHLVVPNDDGLNFDYFLKNKAEGKITVSVSDAAGKEVRALEGTGAAGLNRVSWDMTTGRNRQAQPGEYTVTLHVGDKTLTQKARILVAGHR, encoded by the coding sequence ATGAAGAACCGACTCATTCTCTCCATCATCCTCGTTGGCCTTGCCGCAGCGGCCGTCGGCCTCCTGGCTCAGACACCAGCGCCCGCGGTTTCGGAGTCCAGCCTCGCCGGCTTCACGTACCGCAACCTCGGACCGTTCCGTGCCGGATCGTGGATTGCCGATATCGCGGTCCCCGACACGCCGCTCAAGTCGCACCTCTACACGTTTTATGTCGGCGTGCGCTACGGCGGCATTTGGAAGACGACGAACAACGGCACCACCTTCCAGCCCGTGTTCGACGGGCAGGACGTCACCGGCATCGGGTGCCTGACAATCGCCCCCTCCAACGAGAACATCGTGTGGGTCGGGACCGGGGACGCCGCGAGTGTCCGCGTGGCTTACCCAGGCGACGGTGTCTACAAGTCGGTCGACGCCGGCAAGTCGTGGCAGAAGATGGGGCTCGGCGACACCCAGCACATCGGCCGCATCGTCGTACACCCGACAAAGCCGGAGATCGTCTACGTTGCGGCAATGGGACGCCTGTGGTCACCGAACGAAGAGCGCGGCGTCTACAAGACGACCGACGGCGGCAAGACGTGGAAGAAGGTCCTCTACATCAGCGACACGACCGGCGCAATCGACATCGTCATCAACCGTCGCGACCCGAACACGCTCTATGCGGCGACGTATGACGTGCAGCGGCGTCCGTGGAAACTCATCGAAGGCGGCGCCGGAAGCGGCATCCACAAGACGACGGATGGCGGCAAGACGTGGACGAAACTCGCGGGCGGATTCCCCTCAACCCCACAGGGACGCATCGGCCTCGACATCTACCAGAAGAATCCGAATGTCCTCTACGCCGTGACCGAGAACTTCGGCAAGCGGCCGCCGACCGAGGAAGAGGCCAAGCGCGACCGCGCACGGAAGATCGAGCCGCAGGAGCGGAACATCGGTGGCGAGGTGTACCGGACCGACGATGGCGGCCGGGCGTGGCGAAAGGTGAACGCCGCGAAGGACGACGTCAGCTCGAAGGCCGGCTATTCCTTCAACCAGCTTCGCGTCGACCAGAACAACGACAAGCGTCTCATCATCAACTGCGACTCCCTCCTCAGTTCGGACGATGGCGGGAAGACGTGGGCCGGCCTGACCTGGAATTCACGGAGCCTGTTCGGGAAGGGATTCGGCGATTTCCGCACGATGTGGATCGACCCACAGAACTCCGACCGGTGGATTCTCGGCAGCGACGGCGGGGTACACATCTCGTACGACGCCGGGAAGACGTGCGATCACTACGCCAACATCCCGGGCGGCGAGATCTACTCGATCGATGTGGACATGGACAACCCGTACCACATCTACGCCGGTCTCCAGGACCACGACTCCTGGCGCGGACCGATCAACGGTCCAGCCGGCCGGGTCGGCCCCGAAGATTGGGTCACCGTCGGCGACAACGACGGGATGTACAACCGTGTCGATCCGACCGACAGCCGCTGGGTCTACAACACGTTCCAGTGGGGCGGCCACTACCGGGCCGATCAACGCACGCATACGCGGAAATCGATCGCGCCGACGCGGCCGGCCGGCCAGCCGCCCCTGCGCTACAACTGGACGCCGCCGCTCGCGCTGTCGCCCTTCAACAGTCACATCCTCTACACCGGTGCGCAGGTTCTGTTCCGATCGCTGGATCAGGGCGACCACTGGGAGGAGATCAGCCCCGATCTGACGACGAACGACGCGTCGAAGATTTCGCCGCCGGGGAGCACTGTTCAGTACTGCACCATCACGACGATCTCGGAGTCGCCCATGACCGCCGGCGTAATCTGGGTGGGCGCCGACGACGGCAAGGTGCAGGTGACGAAGAACCACGGCGCGACCTGGACCGACGTCACACCGAAGATCGCCGCCGCCGGGGGACCCGAGAACTACTGGGTGACGCGCGTAGTGGCCTCGCGCCACGCGCCGGGAGCCGCCTACGTCACGAAGTCGGGCCGCCGTTTCGATGAGTTCCGTCCCGTGGTGATGAAGACGACGGACTACGGTGCAACGTGGACGTCGATTGCGGCAAACCTCCAGCAGCGCGCGGTGGATGTCATCGTCGAGGACGTGAAGGACCCGGAGATCCTGTACCTGGGCACGAACCGCGGTGTCTACGTCTCGCTCGATACGGGACGGTCGTGGACGGCGCTGAAGGGCAACATGCCCACGGTGCCCGTGACCGACATGCTCATCCACCCGCGGGAGCGCGACCTCGTTGTGGCGTCGTACGGTCGAGGCCTCTGGGTGGCGAACACCTCGTGGCTCGCCGAGGTGAAGCAGGGCGCGCTCTCCGGGGACTCCCACTTCTTCGCCGTGATCCCCCGACCGCTCCCGGGAGACGGCGCCTGGGGCAACTACGAGCTCTATGGCGACCGCCACCTGGTCGTACCGAATGACGACGGGTTGAACTTCGACTACTTCCTCAAGAACAAGGCGGAAGGGAAGATCACGGTGAGCGTGAGCGACGCCGCCGGCAAGGAAGTCCGCGCGCTCGAAGGCACGGGTGCGGCGGGGCTGAACCGCGTCAGCTGGGACATGACGACCGGGCGGAACCGGCAGGCACAGCCGGGCGAGTACACGGTGACGCTTCACGTGGGGGACAAGACACTGACGCAGAAGGCCCGGATCCTGGTGGCAGGCCATCGATAG